Part of the Azospirillum brasilense genome is shown below.
CACGGCCACGGGGACCGACACGACCAACGCCACGGTGGACAACGTCGGCCCCACCGTCACCGACGCGAACATTTCCATCTCCGGTGGGACCGGAACCGGCGGCGCCTTCAAGGCCGGCGACACCGTCACCATGACCTGGGACAACACGCTCGCCGGCGACAACAACACCGACACGCTGGCCAGCGTGACCGTGGACTTCAGCCAGTTCGGCGGCGGCTCCGCGGTCACGGCGACCAACAGCAACGGCGTCTGGACCGCCACCTACACCGTCACCGGCGGTTCTGTCGACGCGGCGGGCCGCAACCTCTCCGTGACCGTCACCGATGATGCCGGCAACACGACCACTCGGGCCGACACGACCAACGCCACGCTGGACAACGTCGTGCCCACCGTCACCGACGCGAACATCTCGATCTCCGGTGGGACCGGGACAGGCGGTGCTTTCAAGACCGGCGACACCGTCACCATGACCTGGAACAACACGGTCAGCGGCGACAACAACACCGACACGCTGGCCGGCGTGATGATGGATTTCAGCCAGTTCGGCGGTGGCTCCGCGGTCGCGGCGACCAACAGCAACGGCGTCTGGACCGCGACCTACACGATCACCGCGGGCTCCATCGATGCCACGGGCCGAAACGTATCGGTCTCCGTCACCGATGACGCCGGCAACGTCACCACGCGGGCGGATGGTACGAACGCCAGTGTGGACAACGTTGCCCCCACGGTGACCGACGCGGCGATCTTTATCTCCGGGGGTTCGGGCCCGGGCGGTGCCTACAAGGCCGGCGACACGGTCACCATGACCTGGGACAGCACGGTTACTGGCGACAACAACACCGACACGCTGGCCGGCGTGTCGGTGGACTTCAGCCAGTTCGGCGGCGGCTCCGCGGTCGCGGCGACCAACAGCAACGGCGTCTGGACGGCCACCCACACCATCACCACCGGTTCGCTGGAGGCGGCCAACCGCAACGTCTCGGTCACCGTGACCGACAATGCGGGCAACGTCACCACGCGGGCGGACACGACCAATGCCACGGTGGACAACGCGCCTCCCCCCGTGCCGGCCATCACCGGCTTCTCCAGCGACACCGGAAGCTCGTCCAGCGACCACCTGACCAACGACACCACACTGGTGCTGAGCGGCACGGCGGAGGCCAACGCCCTGGTGACCGTCAAGCTGGGAGGGAACTCCATCGGCACGGCGAACGCCAACGGGTCCGGCGCCTGGACCTTCGACTACACCGGCACGGTTCTGCCGGCGGGCACGCACAGCTTCACCGCCACAGCCACCGACGCAGCGGGCAACGTGTCCACGGCCTCGTCGCCCTTCACCGTCACGGTGGACACCACCGTCCCGTCCGCCACCCTGACGCTGAGCGACACCAGCCTGGACGAGACGGGCGCCGCGACCCTCACCATCACCTTCACCGAGGCGCCGGTCGGCTTCGCGCTCGACGACCTGTCGGTGAGCGACGCCACCCTGTCCAACCTGACGGTCCAGGCGGGCTCCAACGGGCTGGTCTACACCGCCACGCTGACGCCGAACCTGGACGTGGAGGCGACGGGCCGCACCGTCACGCTCGGCACCGGCTGGACCGACGCGGCGGGCAACGCGCCGGCGGCCACGGCGTCCTCGCCCGCCTTCTCCATCGACACGCTGGGTGCGGCGGGCGTCACCGTTACCCCGTCCGGTCTGGTGAGCAGCGAGGCCGGCGGCGCCGTCACCGTCGCCATCGCCCTGGCGACCCGACCGCGCGGCGACGTGACCATTCCGCTGTCCGTCTCGAAGCCCGGCGAGGCGCAGATTTCGGTCGGCAGCCTGACCTTCACCGCAGCCAACTGGAACACCCCGCAGACGGTCACCGTCACCGGCCTGGACGACCGCGTGAACGATGGCGCGCAGGCCTACGACCTCGTGCTCGGCGCGATCACCAGCACCGACAGCCGCTACGCCGGGCTCGATCCGGCGGATGTGGCGCTGAGCAACGCCGACAACGATCCGCCGTCCATCGCGCTCGCCACGGCCACCCGCGACGACAGCACCACCGGTGACCCCACGGCCCGGCTCACCGGCACCGCCGACGCCGGTTCGAAGGTGGAGGCGTGGCGCGACCTGGACAACGACGGCGTCCTCGATCCGGAGGACACGCTGGTGACCTCGGTCCAGCTCGGGGACGGGGAGACCGCCTTCACGATCGACGTGCCGCTGCCGAACAACGCATTGACCGATCTGATCCTGGTGGCGGTGGACGCCGATGGGCACCGCACCGCTCCGCTCGACGTGACGCAGCGCTTCCGCACGGTGGAGACCGGTTCCGGCACCAACGTCACCAACCAAAGCAGTGTGGACAGCGATGGCAACGAGCGGGTGGACGTCGAGGCGGTATCGGAACAGGCCGGTGCGTCCGCCGAGGTGGTGCTGACCGACCAGACCGAGGAAGACGGCGAAGCCATGCTGACGGCCAGCGTGTCGGCGGGCACCCGGCTGGTTGCCAGCGGCCCGGCGACGCAGCAGAGCAGCGCGGTGGCCGGCCAGACGCTCAGCAATAGCCTGCTGACGCTCGCCGCCAGCGCCGACGAGACCGAACAGGCGGCCCTTCAGCAGATCGCCAGCCAGATGCCGGCGGTCACCGGGGCGCTCGGTTCCTCCACACCGGTCACGGTGCGCCAGATCGTGGTGACCGCCAGCTCCGGCGGGGCGACCACCGGCCCGGTGACCATCCGCGGCACGTCCGACCAGGGCGACGGCGTCGCAGCGGTCGTCCTGGACACCCGGCGGGCGGCGGGCAGCACCGAGGTCAACCTCGACAACGTCAGCATCGCGGTGGTCCTGGGCGAGGCGCGGATCAGCGGCGGCGAAGGCAACAACGCAGCCTACGGCGACGCCAGTGCGCAGTACATGAAGATGGGACCGGGCGACGACACGCTGTCGGGCGGCGCCGGCAACGACACCATCGCCTCGACCACCGGCAACGACCTGCTGTCCGGCGACGAGGGCGACGACGTCGTTCATGGCGGCGAGGACAACGACACCGTGATCGGCGGGGCCGGCAACGACACGGTCGGCGGCGGCACGGGCAACGACTTTGTGTTCGGCGGCACCGGCGACGACCTGCTGTTCGGCGAGGACGGCGACGACTGGGTGATCGGCGGTGATGGCCGCGACGTCCTGTCCGGCGGAGCCGGCGACGACCTGCTGTTTGGCGAGGGCGGCAACGACACCCTCTTCGGCGGCGCCGGCAACGACACCGCCTTCGGCCAGGAGGGCGACGACATCCTGTCGCTGGACGCCGGCAACGACATCGCGGACGGCGGCGACGGCAACGACACCCTCTTCGGCGGCGATGGCAACGACACCCTCTTCGGTGGGGCCGGGGCGGACCTGCTGTCGCTGGATGCCGGCAACGACATCGCGGACGGAGGAGCGGGGAACGACACGCTGTTCGGTGGGGCCGGCAACGACACCCTCCTCGGCGGGGCCGGTGCGGACCTGATCGACGGCGGGGAGGGCAACGACGTGATCTTCCTCATCAACGGGGCCGACACCGTGTGGGGCGGCGCCGGAAGCGACCTCTTCGCGCTTGGCAGCGGGGGCGGCCGGTCGGTGGTGATGGACTTCACCGCGGGCACCGACCGGCTCGCCCTGACCGACAGCTCGCTCGGCCTTGCCGGCGTGATCGCCTCGGCGCGGGTCGTCGGTGGCAGCACGGTGCTTGACCTGCGGCCTGGCAGCAGCGTTACCATCCAGGGCCAGACCGGGGATGTCGCGCGCTGGTTCGCCTGATCGGGCGGTTGGGCGGCCCCCGCACCCCGGAGGGTGCTGTCAGGTTGGCGGGCGCGCCCTGTCCGCGGCAGGTTTCCGGTCATGAGCACGACGCCCAATCCGTACCATGGCTTCCGCTTTCCGACGGCGATCATCAACGAGGCCGTGTGGCTGTACCATTGTTTCAGCTTGAGCCTGCGCGAGGTCGAGGTGATCCTGGCCGCGCGCGGCATCGAGGTCAGCTACGAGACCATCCGGGAGTGGGGCCTGCGCTTTGGCCGGGCGTTCGCCACCACGCTCAAACGCCGTCGACCCCGGCCGGGCGACAAGTGGTTGCTGGACGAGGTGTTCATCCGCATCCGCGGCAAACAGCACTATTTGTGGCGGGCCATCGACCAGAATAGCGTTGTCCTCGACGTCCTGGTCCGGAGCCGGCGCAACACGAAGGCGGCCAAACGCTTTTTCCGCAAGCTGCTGAAAGGGTTGCGTTACGCCCCGCGTGTCATCGTGACTGACAAGCTGAAGTCATACGCGGCAGCAAAGAAGGATCTGAAGATCGGCGGCGAACACCGACAAAGCCGATATCTGAACAACGCCTGCGAAGTCTCGCTTCAGCCGACCCGGCGGCGCGAACGGCACATGAGACGGTTCAAGTCCGCCAAGCATGCCCAACGTTTTCTTTCCACCCACAGCCCGATCCACAACCATTTCCAGCTGCGCCGCCATCTGATCTCCGCCACCGAGTACCGAGCCGCCCGAACTCGGGCCTTCTCCATCTGGCGCGAGGTGACCGGCCTCGCTCTGACCGCCTGAACCATCCAGAACGCAGGGTGTTCAGACCCTCAGTTCGCCAACCGACCGTGAAGTTGACAGTACCCTACGGTATCCGCCACGTCCGGGTGTCGCGGCGGATACCGACTGACGGTGGTCAGCCGAACCAGCCCGTCACCGCCCCGGTCTGGCCGAGGATGGTGATGCGGCTGCCCGCCCCGACGTCGAGCGTAGTGTTGCCGCCCTCCACCCGCGCCGAGCGGATCACCGCGCCGAGGTCCATGCCGGCGTCGTAGAGCGCCAAACGGTCCGCACCCGCCTGGAAGTCCATCACCACCGATCCGCCCGATGCCCGACCGAAGGCGAAGACGTCCGCCCCGGCGCCGCCCCACAGCGTGTCCGCACCGCCGTCGGCGAACAGCACGTCGTTGCCAGCACCGCCGTTCAGCAGGTCGTTGCCCGCCCCGCCGAACAGCGTGTCGTTGCCGTCCTCGCCGAACAGCGTGTCGTCGCCGCCGTCGCCGCTGGCCAGGTCGTCGCCCGCACCGAGCCCGATCAGGTCGCGCCCCGCCCCGCCCAGCGCCACGTCGTTGCCCAACCCGCCGCTGATCGTGTCGTCGCCCGCGTCGCCGATCAGGAAGTCGTTGCCCACCCCGCCGAACAGCAGGTCGTTGCCAGCCCCGCCGGACAGCGTGTCGTCGCCCTCCTCGCCGGTCAGCGTGTCGTCGCCGTCCTCGCCGAACAGGATGTCGCGGCCCGTCCCGCCGAACAGCGCGTCGTTGCCGACGCCGCCGCCGACCAGGTCGTTGCCCTCGCCGCCGAACAGCCAGTCGTCGCCCTCGCCGCCCATCACCACGTCGTCGCCGTCGTCGCCGTACAGCGTGTCGTTGCCGCCGGCGCTGGCGATCGTGTCGTTGCCGCCGCCGCCGTGCAGGATGTCGTCGCCGGCCCCCAGATACATGTACTGCTGATGGTCGTCGCCGTAGACGATCTGCTCGCCGTCGCCGCCGACCAGCGTGGCGTTGCCGACCACCGCCGCGAATTCGACGTTGTCCAGCTGGATGGTCACCGGACCCGCCGCCGCCGAGGTGTTGAGCACCACCGCGGTCGGCGCCGTGTGGCGGTGCCGGTGCCGCCCAGCGTGTTGCCGGTCACCTTGGTCTGCACCGCCTGGCCGGCGGTCGCACCCGGCGTGCTGAAGTCGATGGCGCGCACCAGGAGCTGGGCCTGGGCGGAGAGCACCGAGAGGAAGCCGTCGCCGCCGCCGGTCAGGTTGCCGCGCGAGGCGGTGCCGGCGTCGGTGCGCGCCTCGATGGCGGCGATCAGGCCGGTCAGCCCGGTCTGCGCCTCCGCGGCGGTCTGCCGCTCGGCGCTGCCGCTGGTGGTGACGGCCACCCCGTTGGAGACGCTGACCGTCAGGGTGGTGACGGTGGACACCGCACCGGTCTGCCGGTCGACCACCTGCTCGCGCACCACTGGCACGTCGGCGAGATCGGCGTTGGCGGTGCTGGTGTCCTCGACCCGCTCCCCGTTGCTGGCCGCGATGGTCACGGTGGTGACGCGCTTGCCGTCGCTGCCGGTGGTGATCGCGCCGTTGACGGTGGCGCCGTCCACGGTGGCCGTCGGCGGCGGGGCGACCGGGGCGGGCTTCTCCGCGGTGGCGGTGAGCTTCTGCGTCGCCGCGGTGAAGGGCGGCGAGGCGTTGCCCGCCGGGTCGGTCAGGCCGAGGGTCAGGGTGAGCGTGCCGTCGCCCAGGCCGGAGAGGTCCAGCCCGGTCACCCGCATGGTCGGACCGCTCATCACGCCGGAGCCGGTGACCTGGCCGCCGCCGGCCGAGGTGATCGTCCAGGTGAAGCTGGTCCCGGCCTCGCCGCCGCTGATGGTGAAGGCGGCGCTGGACTGCTCGATGGCGTCGATGCTGTCGTCCTCGAACAGCACGGTCGCGGTCGGGGCGGTGGTGTCGACGGTCAGCGACTGCGTGCCGGGGGCTGAGACGTTGCCCGCCGCGTCGGTGGCGGTGGCCGAGACGGGGTTGGCGCCGTTCGGGTTGAGGCTCAGCGTGCCGGTGACCGGTGTGGCCGTGGCGAGGTTGATGCTCCAGGTCCCGCCGTTCGTGGCGGTGGTGGTGTAGGTGGCGCCGCCGACGGTGACGGTGACGGTGCTGCCGGCCTCGGCCGAACCGGTGAGGGTCGGGGTGGTGCTGTTGCTCAGCGCCGTGGTGACGGTCGGCGCATTGGGCAGCGTGGTGTCGATGACCAGCGACTGCGTGCCCGGCGCCGAGACGTTGCCCGAGGCATCGGTCGCCGTCGCAGAGATCGGGTTGGCGCCGTTGGCGTTGAGGCTCAGCGAACCGGCGGTCGGCGTGTCGGTAGCGAGATTGATCGACCAGTTTCCACCCGTCGCGGTGGTGCTGTAGGTGGCGCCGCCCACTGTGACCGTCACCGTGCTGCCGGCTTCGGCCGTGCCGGTGAGGGTCGGGGTGGTGCTGTTGCTCAGCGCGGCGCTGGTCACCACCGGGGCGTTGGGCAGCGTGGTGTCGATGGTCAGCGATTGTGTGCCCGGCGTGGAGACGTTGCCCGCCGCGTCGGTGGCCGTCGCCGAGACGGGGTTGGCACCGTTGGCGTTGAGGCTCAGCGACCCGGCGGTCGGCGTGTCAGTAGCGAGATTGATCGACCAGTTCCCACCCGTCGCGGTGGTGCTGTAGGTCGCCCCACCGACCGTGACCGTCACCGTACTGCCGGCTTCGGCCGTGCCGGTGAGGGTCGGGGTGGTGCTGTTGCTCAGCGCGGCGCTGGTCACCACCGGGGCGTTGGGCAGCGTGGTGTCGATAACCAACGATTGGGTGCCCGGCGCCGAGACGTTCCCCGCCGCGTCGGTGGCCGTCGCCGAGACGGGGTTGGCACCGTTGGCGTTGAGGCTCAGCGACCCGGCGGTCGGCGTGTCGGTGGCGAGATTGATCGACCAGTTCCCACCCGTCGCCGTGGTGCTGTAGGTCGCCCCACCGACCGTGACCGTCACCGTGCTGCCGGCCTCCGCCGTGCCGGTGAGGGTCGGGGTGGCGCTGTTGGTCAGCGCCGCTGAGGTCACCGACGGAGCGGTCGGAGCGGTGGTATCGACCGTCAGCGTCTGCATGCCGGGAGTGGACGTGTTGTTGGACGCGTCCGTGGCGGTGACCGAAACCGGATTGGTTCCGTTGGCGTTCAGGCTCAGCGCCCCGGCGGTCGGCGTGGCCGTGGCGAGGTTGATGCTCCAGGTCCCGCCCGTCGCCGTGGTGCTGTAGGTGGCCCCACCCACCGTGACGGTCACCGTGCTGCCGGCCTCCGCCGTGCCGGCCAGGGTCGGGGTGGCGCTGTTGCTCAGCGCCGCGCTGGTGACCACCGGAACCGCGGGAGCCGTCACGTCGGCCACGTTGACCACCGCGCTGACGCCGGAGATGGTCGCGCTGCCGGTGGCGCCGCCGCTGTCGGTCAGGCCGGCGATGGCCACCGTGCGGTTGCCCAGCGTCGCCGTCGCGCTGGTGTTCTTGTAGGTGACGCCGCCAAGCAACGCGTTCATCTGCGCGTCGCTGCGCTCCAGCCCGCTGACCGTCACCGTGGCGACGCCGCCGACCACCGACACGGTGACGCTGGCGTTGCCGCCCGCAACGCCCAGGCCGGTCAGGGTGGCGGTGGCGCCGTTGGTCAGGGCGACATCCGTGCCGCCGATGGTCAGAACCTCGGTGGCGTCGACCACGCCGCTGACGGTGAACACCGCGCCGCGGAAGCTCTGCCCCGCCTCCACCGTGGAGGCCGCCACGCCGCTGAACAAGCTGGTCGACGCGTCCACCCCGACGCCGAAGGTCTTGCTGCCGCCGGTCGCGGTCAGGGTCGGCACGGCGTCGACGGTGATCGTCACGGTGGCGCTGCCCGTGCTGTAGGCGTCCGTGCTGGTGTCGGCGGTGCCGCCCGCGGTGCCGCTGGTCAGGTCCCACGCCTTGAAGGTCAGGCCGCCGGTGTCGGTGTTGGGGAAGCCCGACCCGCTCGGCACGAAGCGCACGCGGTCCGACCCGGCGAGCAGCAGCGCCGCGCCGTTGGACGAGCCCGTGGGAATGTCCGTCCAGGCGCCGGTGCCGACCTTGTACTGCCAGGTGCCGTTTGTGTTGGTCACCCCGGTGACGGCGATGCCCAGTGGAACGACGGTGACCAGCGGGAACGGGCTGTTGTACTCCGCGTCGGTGGCGGTGCCGGCGGAGGCCAGCAGGGCGGTGACCGTCGTCCCGGTGTTGGCGGCGTCGGCGATGCCCTGGTCGATGGCGGTCAGGCTGCGGACGTCGTTGGACAGGACCGGGCTGTCGTTGGCGCCGCTGAAGTTGAGGGTGAGCTGCTTCTCGACGGTCCGGTTGCCGTCGGAGACGGTGAAGGTGCTGGTGCCCTGCATCGGCCCGGCGGGTACGCCGTTGAGGAAGGCGGCGTCGAACACGTAGGCGTAGTGGCCGGTCTGGCTGTTGACGTAAGAGGTGCCGCCCGGCCCGGTGGACCAGGTGTCGTAGGTGATACCGTTGCTCAGCGTGACGCTGCCGTACTGGAGCGGGGAGGCCTGCGATCCGGCGATGGAGTAAGTCAGCGTGTCACCTTCCAAATCGGTCGCGGAGAGCTGTCCGTCGATCAGCGGGAAGGTGTCGTTGGCGGCGGTGTCGACGAGGGTCGGCGGGATGGTGGGGACGGCCAGGACCGGCGGAGCGTTGGTGTCGATGCGGTCGTTGTTCTGGCTGATCGGGGTGGTGTAGGGGGTGTTGGCGTTGCTGGCGCTGTCGACCAGGACGATGTTGACCGGGATGTCCTGGTTGGCGGCGAGGTTGCCGGTGCGCTGGCCGTCAGCGGTGACGGTGAAGGTGGCGGTGTAGGTGGTCGCGTTGAGCCGGGTCAGGTTGCCGAGCGCGAAGCCGCCGACCGTGCTGCCGGTGCCCAGCGTGTAGGTGTCGCTGTCCGACGCCACGGTGATGGTCACCGTCACCGTGTCGCCAACCTTGGCCGGCTGGTTGGGGATGGTGACGTTGGTGATCGACGGTGGTGTCGTGTCGGGGGTGCTGTTCGTTACAGACTGGTTGGTGACGGTGGCCGCGTCCCCGCCGCCGGTCGCGTTCTGGATCGCCGCCGCGTCGTTGCCGCTGGTGGGGTCGGTGTAGCTGACGGTTACCGCCTGCCCGTGCTGGACCGCCTGGGCCAGCGTCAGAGTGACTGTCTTGGCGGCGCTGTCCACCGCGACGCCGGTGACAGGCACCGTACCACCGCCGGCCTTGACCACGAAGGCGCCCGCCGCCGGGCCGTTCACGGCGTCCAGTGCGACGTCGTAGGTCAGAACCAGCGTCGTTCCGTCCACCGCCGCGCTCTGCAGGACCGGCACCACCGCGGGGCGCGGCCCCATGACCGTAGTAATGAGGAATGTGGAGGCGACGTCGAGGCCGTTGGTGGCCTGAATAACTCCGCTGGTGTTGTCGCCCGCCGGATCGACGTATCGGAATTCAATGTAGTCGCCGGCTGCGAAGGTACTGCTGACAGTCAGCGTTAGGGTCTTGCCTGACACCACGGCGGCGGTCACGTTGACCTTCGTTCCGTTGATCAGGATGGCACTGGTGCCCCAGGACATGTCGCCGGGCGAAATCGCATCGAAGGTGGACAGGGCCGGCTGACTGACGCTGTCGAGATTGCCGTCGAAGGTCACAGTGATGGTGGATTCGCCGACATAGGCAACGGTGTCCACGGCTTCGGGGGCCGCCATCAGCACGCCCGCGTAGCGTTCGATCCGCAGCGCCTCGGTCCGCACGACGCCACGCGTCCAGTCGAGATCCCAATTGCCGCCAAGATCCGCGGCACCCGTCAGTGTCCGCGACGCCGCCATGCCGGCGCCGGTGATGTCGGACAACGCGTCCAGGAACGCCTCGCCATGGCCGCTCGCCACGTTGCAGCCGTACAGCAGGATGTCGCCTTCATCGGCAAGGCAGGCACCGATGGCCGTCAGTTCCGCCGCCCGACTCGGAAGCGATGCAGCGTCGAGTCGGGTCGCACCGAGTTGGAGCCCGCCCTCGAAACCGTGGGACAGCACATGGATGGCCCGGATGCCGGAGCGATCGGCCAGCGCCTGTGCCATGACCGTCACGCCGTCGCAGCCTTCGCCGATCAGGATCGCCTCGATAGCAGACGGCACGCCTGCCTGGAGATCCTGCCAATCGGCAAGCGCCATGTCGATGAAGGCGATTTCGGTTCTGGAATGCGAAATGCGATCAAAGGCGGCGGAACGGTTCGCGGACGGAGAGGCGGACGCTTCGGACATGGCGGACTGGTCCTTAATGGGGTTCAAGCCATGGGGTGGCGCCACAACCGATATGACTACCCCATTTGGAGTTAATACCCAAAAAGAGCCGATGCGGTCAATTGGGCACCAATATTAATTACGGTTTACATAAATTTAAGAGTGCTCGGCCATGGAACCACCGAAGCCCGCAATGTCTAAATTTGTTACTTTATGTTGAAATTTGCTTTGCGATTCTTAGTCTTGTTTGGTGATGCTCAGATTCCATTTCGTTGTTCTGGGTCAGAATTAGCAGATTTCCATACAAAATAACGAAGTGATAAAATAAATTCGAACATTATTGGTGCTGGATTGGAAGTCTTGTCCGATGTCGAGTCCGTCGTGCCTACTGTCGGCTCATTGCACGATGAAGGGTGCCACCGTAACGCGAAGCTGGTATCCCTCAACCCGTCTTCGTTCAACTATTAGAGGCCCGATCAAAACCTGCTACGAGCTCAGGCGTACCAACAGCTCGGGCGCGTCATTCAGAGATTTTTATAGACGCTCTAATCCTATAGTTGAGTCTGTGAGGCTGGCGAGCGTGAACTGTTGAAACGAGTCTCCGCTTGA
Proteins encoded:
- a CDS encoding IS6 family transposase; the encoded protein is MSTTPNPYHGFRFPTAIINEAVWLYHCFSLSLREVEVILAARGIEVSYETIREWGLRFGRAFATTLKRRRPRPGDKWLLDEVFIRIRGKQHYLWRAIDQNSVVLDVLVRSRRNTKAAKRFFRKLLKGLRYAPRVIVTDKLKSYAAAKKDLKIGGEHRQSRYLNNACEVSLQPTRRRERHMRRFKSAKHAQRFLSTHSPIHNHFQLRRHLISATEYRAARTRAFSIWREVTGLALTA
- a CDS encoding calcium-binding protein, whose amino-acid sequence is MVLNTSAAAGPVTIQLDNVEFAAVVGNATLVGGDGEQIVYGDDHQQYMYLGAGDDILHGGGGNDTIASAGGNDTLYGDDGDDVVMGGEGDDWLFGGEGNDLVGGGVGNDALFGGTGRDILFGEDGDDTLTGEEGDDTLSGGAGNDLLFGGVGNDFLIGDAGDDTISGGLGNDVALGGAGRDLIGLGAGDDLASGDGGDDTLFGEDGNDTLFGGAGNDLLNGGAGNDVLFADGGADTLWGGAGADVFAFGRASGGSVVMDFQAGADRLALYDAGMDLGAVIRSARVEGGNTTLDVGAGSRITILGQTGAVTGWFG
- a CDS encoding DUF4347 domain-containing protein, whose translation is MSEASASPSANRSAAFDRISHSRTEIAFIDMALADWQDLQAGVPSAIEAILIGEGCDGVTVMAQALADRSGIRAIHVLSHGFEGGLQLGATRLDAASLPSRAAELTAIGACLADEGDILLYGCNVASGHGEAFLDALSDITGAGMAASRTLTGAADLGGNWDLDWTRGVVRTEALRIERYAGVLMAAPEAVDTVAYVGESTITVTFDGNLDSVSQPALSTFDAISPGDMSWGTSAILINGTKVNVTAAVVSGKTLTLTVSSTFAAGDYIEFRYVDPAGDNTSGVIQATNGLDVASTFLITTVMGPRPAVVPVLQSAAVDGTTLVLTYDVALDAVNGPAAGAFVVKAGGGTVPVTGVAVDSAAKTVTLTLAQAVQHGQAVTVSYTDPTSGNDAAAIQNATGGGDAATVTNQSVTNSTPDTTPPSITNVTIPNQPAKVGDTVTVTITVASDSDTYTLGTGSTVGGFALGNLTRLNATTYTATFTVTADGQRTGNLAANQDIPVNIVLVDSASNANTPYTTPISQNNDRIDTNAPPVLAVPTIPPTLVDTAANDTFPLIDGQLSATDLEGDTLTYSIAGSQASPLQYGSVTLSNGITYDTWSTGPGGTSYVNSQTGHYAYVFDAAFLNGVPAGPMQGTSTFTVSDGNRTVEKQLTLNFSGANDSPVLSNDVRSLTAIDQGIADAANTGTTVTALLASAGTATDAEYNSPFPLVTVVPLGIAVTGVTNTNGTWQYKVGTGAWTDIPTGSSNGAALLLAGSDRVRFVPSGSGFPNTDTGGLTFKAWDLTSGTAGGTADTSTDAYSTGSATVTITVDAVPTLTATGGSKTFGVGVDASTSLFSGVAASTVEAGQSFRGAVFTVSGVVDATEVLTIGGTDVALTNGATATLTGLGVAGGNASVTVSVVGGVATVTVSGLERSDAQMNALLGGVTYKNTSATATLGNRTVAIAGLTDSGGATGSATISGVSAVVNVADVTAPAVPVVTSAALSNSATPTLAGTAEAGSTVTVTVGGATYSTTATGGTWSINLATATPTAGALSLNANGTNPVSVTATDASNNTSTPGMQTLTVDTTAPTAPSVTSAALTNSATPTLTGTAEAGSTVTVTVGGATYSTTATGGNWSINLATDTPTAGSLSLNANGANPVSATATDAAGNVSAPGTQSLVIDTTLPNAPVVTSAALSNSTTPTLTGTAEAGSTVTVTVGGATYSTTATGGNWSINLATDTPTAGSLSLNANGANPVSATATDAAGNVSTPGTQSLTIDTTLPNAPVVTSAALSNSTTPTLTGTAEAGSTVTVTVGGATYSTTATGGNWSINLATDTPTAGSLSLNANGANPISATATDASGNVSAPGTQSLVIDTTLPNAPTVTTALSNSTTPTLTGSAEAGSTVTVTVGGATYTTTATNGGTWSINLATATPVTGTLSLNPNGANPVSATATDAAGNVSAPGTQSLTVDTTAPTATVLFEDDSIDAIEQSSAAFTISGGEAGTSFTWTITSAGGGQVTGSGVMSGPTMRVTGLDLSGLGDGTLTLTLGLTDPAGNASPPFTAATQKLTATAEKPAPVAPPPTATVDGATVNGAITTGSDGKRVTTVTIAASNGERVEDTSTANADLADVPVVREQVVDRQTGAVSTVTTLTVSVSNGVAVTTSGSAERQTAAEAQTGLTGLIAAIEARTDAGTASRGNLTGGGDGFLSVLSAQAQLLVRAIDFSTPGATAGQAVQTKVTGNTLGGTGTATRRRPRWCSTPRRRRVR